A genomic region of Brevibacillus sp. JNUCC-41 contains the following coding sequences:
- a CDS encoding transglycosylase domain-containing protein gives MEKTKQDRKKGKNSPKRRSFLKKVLLWCSLLGVVSIGIGVVTVAAMIKDAPKIDASKLVDPLSTKLYDKNGNFIYEYGKEKRTKIKYSQVPKMLEHAFIATEDAHFYEHNGIDIKGTSRAIFKNLKGDFGSQGGSTITQQVIKNSFLSPQKTIKRKVQEWSLAYQLEQKYSKHQILMMYLNKIYLGDGAYGVAAAAKNYYGIDADHLNKLTLPEAAMLAGLPQSPSYYDPTEPEHVKAATNRRNIVLEAMYKQGYITKKQLEDAKKVPVTAGLVPKTKQQGMPYEAFLDAVVKEVERKLKNVDISSDGLSIYTTLDPKAQTFADKIMNTDTIISYPNDNFQGAFVFSDTKTGEVRAIGSGRNQYKASFRGNNFAVDIKRQPGSTFKPVFDYGPAIENSKWSTAHQINDHEITYSNGQSISNWDHQYHGMMSIRTALQWSYNIPALLTLQDVGMDKAQNFAENLGITFKNNKVYESYAIGSNTVNPLELAGAYSAFGNNGEYNTPHFVRKVVYPEGRVVNLTPKPKRAMHDYTAYLVTDMLRTVVKSGTGKTANVLGLDVAGKTGTTNFDSKTRAQYGYPSGSVNDSWFAGYTPQYTMAVWTGYTKNGPGNYMDGNTTKISHQMFKAMLGAFGTDKSSFQQPSDVYRVNNELFIKGGEAPPVTKKNKKHKQKEEKHKQQEETKHKQKEEKHKQQEEKKHKQKEEKHKQQEEKKHKQKEEKHKQQEEKKHTQ, from the coding sequence GTGGAAAAAACAAAACAAGATCGAAAAAAAGGTAAAAACTCCCCTAAAAGAAGGTCTTTCTTGAAAAAAGTTTTACTTTGGTGTTCATTATTAGGTGTTGTTTCAATTGGAATAGGGGTAGTTACGGTTGCAGCAATGATTAAGGATGCACCCAAAATAGATGCTTCAAAACTGGTCGATCCGCTTTCTACCAAATTATACGATAAAAACGGGAATTTCATTTACGAATATGGTAAAGAAAAGCGGACAAAAATTAAGTATTCTCAAGTTCCAAAAATGTTGGAACATGCTTTCATCGCCACGGAGGATGCACATTTTTATGAACACAATGGCATTGATATAAAAGGAACTTCTAGAGCAATCTTCAAGAACCTAAAAGGGGATTTCGGATCTCAAGGCGGAAGTACGATTACGCAGCAGGTCATTAAAAACTCCTTTTTGTCACCTCAGAAAACAATAAAGCGAAAGGTACAGGAATGGAGCTTGGCCTATCAGCTTGAGCAAAAGTATTCCAAACATCAAATCTTAATGATGTATTTAAATAAGATCTACCTTGGAGACGGGGCATATGGTGTAGCAGCTGCCGCCAAAAATTACTACGGAATTGATGCCGATCATCTAAATAAATTAACGCTTCCGGAGGCCGCTATGCTGGCGGGGCTCCCACAGAGTCCAAGTTATTACGATCCCACTGAACCCGAACATGTGAAAGCTGCAACAAATCGTCGTAATATTGTTTTAGAAGCTATGTATAAACAAGGGTATATTACGAAAAAGCAATTGGAGGATGCAAAGAAGGTTCCAGTTACAGCAGGACTTGTTCCAAAAACGAAACAGCAAGGAATGCCGTACGAGGCGTTTTTGGATGCTGTTGTAAAAGAAGTTGAAAGAAAGCTGAAAAATGTAGATATCAGTTCGGATGGATTATCTATTTATACGACGCTAGATCCAAAAGCTCAGACCTTTGCGGACAAAATAATGAACACCGATACGATTATTTCTTATCCAAATGACAATTTTCAAGGAGCCTTCGTATTTTCAGATACAAAAACAGGAGAAGTTCGAGCTATTGGAAGCGGTCGAAACCAATATAAAGCTTCCTTCCGAGGCAACAACTTTGCGGTTGATATTAAACGTCAACCAGGATCTACTTTCAAGCCAGTCTTTGATTATGGTCCGGCTATTGAAAATTCAAAATGGTCTACAGCACACCAAATTAATGATCATGAGATAACCTACTCAAATGGTCAGTCTATTTCTAACTGGGATCATCAATATCACGGAATGATGTCGATTAGAACAGCACTTCAATGGTCATACAATATTCCAGCACTTCTTACCCTTCAAGATGTGGGGATGGATAAAGCACAAAATTTTGCAGAAAATCTGGGAATTACTTTTAAAAATAATAAGGTGTACGAATCATATGCGATTGGAAGTAATACGGTTAATCCATTAGAGTTGGCAGGGGCATATAGTGCTTTTGGAAATAACGGTGAATACAATACACCACATTTTGTTCGTAAAGTTGTCTATCCTGAGGGCAGAGTTGTTAATTTAACTCCAAAACCAAAACGTGCTATGCATGATTACACAGCTTATTTGGTGACGGATATGTTACGGACAGTTGTAAAATCTGGTACAGGAAAAACAGCAAATGTCCTTGGACTAGATGTGGCTGGAAAAACTGGCACAACCAATTTTGACAGTAAAACCAGAGCACAATATGGATATCCATCCGGTTCGGTAAATGATAGTTGGTTCGCTGGTTATACACCGCAATACACTATGGCGGTCTGGACTGGATATACTAAAAATGGTCCAGGTAATTATATGGATGGAAATACAACTAAAATCTCGCACCAAATGTTTAAGGCCATGCTGGGAGCGTTTGGAACAGACAAAAGTAGCTTCCAACAGCCTAGTGATGTATACCGGGTGAATAATGAACTGTTCATTAAAGGTGGAGAAGCTCCACCAGTTACAAAAAAGAATAAAAAACATAAACAAAAGGAAGAGAAGCATAAACAACAAGAGGAAACGAAACATAAACAAAAGGAAGAGAAGCATAAACAACAAGAGGAAAAGAAACACAAACAAAAGGAAGAGAAGCATAAACAACAAGAGGAAAAGAAACACAAGCAAAAGGAAGAGAAGCATAAACAACAAGAGGAAAAGAAACACACACAATAA
- a CDS encoding TetR/AcrR family transcriptional regulator, with amino-acid sequence MAREKKFSTQEIFKATNSLLLKHGYEGFSFSLLAEALHVSRAAIYKHYMNKEELIIDYMVSEMEKILSDLQEIDSTADFPSQLDQLLTLIFAYSDIHQILGMAHQIQENSSDISMKKNQLQKLHLDMYSQLQSLINLGKQENLLSEKLPNDVILGFIFQSIAIPNHRGIPQEEWLHYIKEVVGHGIYKIK; translated from the coding sequence ATGGCACGTGAGAAAAAATTTTCTACACAAGAAATTTTTAAAGCGACCAATTCGCTTTTATTAAAGCATGGTTACGAGGGATTTTCTTTTAGCCTGTTAGCAGAAGCCTTACATGTTTCTAGAGCGGCAATTTACAAGCATTATATGAATAAAGAAGAACTTATTATTGATTATATGGTAAGTGAAATGGAAAAAATATTAAGTGATCTACAAGAGATCGACAGCACAGCTGATTTCCCGTCACAATTAGATCAACTGCTAACGCTAATTTTTGCCTATTCGGATATTCATCAAATTTTAGGGATGGCACACCAAATTCAAGAAAATAGCTCGGATATTTCAATGAAAAAGAATCAGCTGCAAAAGCTGCATTTAGATATGTATTCACAACTCCAGTCATTAATCAATCTAGGAAAACAGGAAAACCTACTTAGTGAAAAACTTCCTAATGACGTGATATTGGGTTTCATCTTCCAAAGTATTGCAATTCCAAACCATAGAGGGATTCCACAAGAGGAATGGTTGCATTACATAAAAGAAGTTGTTGGTCATGGAATTTATAAAATTAAATAA
- a CDS encoding ABC transporter permease → MFLALKELKKGKLRFTMIGLIIVLIAWLVFILSGLGNGLSTLSAASIKNMDADYVVYEKGSGSTFSKSLLSESLISDIEKQSNVEEVSPFGSAMGAILNEDGSGNEDKTDIAILGINPGTFLEPKVIEGKQLDQGNQLGVLANDGLKDQGYKIGDSLALDGSMEKLKIIGFVENETYNHLPALFTTMDKWRLYKFSAPGSNNGMEDAVNAFVLQGPDVNTETLDKEIKGIETVSKNKAIQGMPGYTAENGTIMMMLVFLIVISTFVIAVFFYVLTIQKTNQFGVMKAIGASNSFIANAIVSQVFLLSLIGILVGIALTYGTALILPEGMPFNLDVKLVVIYGVLLLLISVLSSLISVRKITKIDPLTALGRVE, encoded by the coding sequence ATGTTTTTAGCTTTAAAGGAGTTAAAGAAAGGAAAACTTCGCTTCACGATGATTGGCCTGATCATCGTTTTAATAGCTTGGCTTGTGTTTATTCTTTCTGGTTTGGGTAATGGACTATCAACGTTAAGTGCAGCATCTATAAAAAATATGGATGCTGATTATGTAGTGTATGAAAAAGGTTCGGGTTCCACATTCAGCAAGTCTTTACTATCAGAGTCACTAATATCTGATATCGAAAAACAATCTAATGTAGAAGAGGTTTCTCCATTCGGTTCTGCGATGGGAGCCATTTTAAATGAAGATGGATCTGGAAATGAAGACAAAACGGATATAGCGATTTTAGGGATTAATCCAGGAACTTTTTTGGAACCGAAAGTGATCGAAGGTAAACAGTTAGATCAAGGTAACCAATTAGGTGTTCTAGCTAATGATGGATTAAAAGATCAAGGCTACAAAATTGGGGATAGCCTGGCTTTAGATGGCTCAATGGAAAAACTAAAAATCATCGGTTTTGTTGAAAACGAAACATATAATCATTTACCTGCTTTGTTTACAACGATGGATAAATGGCGTTTATATAAATTTTCCGCTCCTGGTTCTAATAATGGAATGGAAGATGCAGTCAATGCATTTGTTCTGCAAGGTCCAGATGTAAATACTGAAACATTAGACAAAGAAATAAAAGGTATCGAAACGGTATCCAAAAATAAAGCTATACAAGGAATGCCAGGGTATACAGCTGAAAATGGGACCATTATGATGATGCTTGTATTCTTGATCGTTATATCGACTTTTGTGATTGCTGTATTCTTCTACGTATTAACGATACAAAAAACAAACCAATTTGGTGTGATGAAAGCCATTGGCGCAAGTAATAGCTTTATTGCAAACGCCATTGTATCACAAGTATTCTTATTGTCTTTAATTGGTATTTTAGTAGGAATTGCTTTAACCTATGGAACAGCTTTGATTCTTCCGGAAGGCATGCCATTTAATTTAGATGTAAAACTTGTTGTCATTTATGGTGTTCTGCTTTTATTAATCAGTGTGCTTAGTTCGCTCATTTCCGTTCGGAAAATAACAAAAATCGATCCACTTACTGCACTTGGGAGGGTAGAATAA
- a CDS encoding ABC transporter ATP-binding protein — protein sequence MAGLQLENVSKIYKEGDSQVIALNNVSITVEPGQFVAIIGPSGSGKSTFLSIAGALLQASKGKVIIDGVNIANLSEKQLSQVRLNEIGFILQTSNLIPYLTVLDQLLVVKKMAGALRAADKAFAKELLTELGLSSKLNKFPNELSGGERQRAAIARAFMNDSKIILADEPTASLDSNRAHEVVKLISKEVKARKKAAIMVTHDERMLEYCDRVYLIEDGVLIPLEDHSLHAVKHKGESNR from the coding sequence ATGGCTGGACTTCAATTAGAGAATGTATCAAAAATATATAAAGAAGGAGACAGTCAAGTCATTGCTCTCAATAATGTCTCCATAACTGTCGAACCAGGGCAATTTGTAGCAATTATTGGACCTTCTGGTTCTGGAAAAAGTACCTTTTTATCCATTGCTGGAGCGCTTTTACAAGCTTCAAAAGGGAAAGTCATAATTGACGGTGTTAATATTGCCAACCTATCAGAGAAACAACTTTCCCAAGTTCGTTTAAATGAAATAGGCTTTATTTTGCAAACGTCAAACTTAATTCCTTACTTAACAGTTCTTGATCAACTGCTAGTTGTTAAAAAAATGGCTGGAGCTTTACGTGCTGCAGACAAAGCATTTGCAAAAGAGTTACTTACGGAATTAGGCTTAAGTTCTAAGTTAAATAAGTTTCCTAATGAATTATCTGGAGGAGAACGCCAACGTGCTGCCATTGCCCGTGCATTTATGAATGATTCTAAAATCATTCTTGCAGATGAGCCAACAGCTAGCCTTGATTCTAATCGAGCACATGAAGTGGTAAAATTGATTTCAAAAGAAGTCAAAGCACGGAAAAAAGCTGCCATTATGGTAACGCATGATGAGCGTATGCTGGAGTACTGTGATCGTGTTTATCTTATAGAAGATGGCGTATTGATCCCTCTAGAAGACCATTCGTTACATGCGGTAAAACATAAAGGGGAAAGTAATCGTTAG